The region CCATCACTTATTTTAGTCAACGATCGATCCATCAAGTGGGAAAGGGAATAGAGATATTATTTTATCTTCTGGGGAAAGCGGTTGTTTATACTTTACTTGGTGCAGCGGTCATTTTGATAGGTAAAGAAGTTTCCAATCAATCGCTGCCGGTTTTCATTTGGGCAAGAAAACTGATTGGCCCCTTGTTTTTATTGATCGGATTATATTTTGTCGGTTGGCTGAGACTCCCTGGTAATATAGGATTTTCCGTTTCACAACGAATTGAAACTTGGGCCAATTCCTTTCATGGAAATACCAAGGCATTTTTGATGGGATTTGCTTTCTCACTGGGATTTTGCCCCACGATGTTCTGGGTTTTCTTTGGTTTATTAGCACCGATGATGCTTAATGTTTCTTATGGACTGGCATTACCGCCGATATTTGCGGTGGGAACGGCAATGCCTCTTATCATTTTGTTTGTTGCAGCTTATTCCTTTCAGTTGGACCAATGGTTGGTGAAAAGGATGAAAAAATGGGGGAAGGTTGTTCAGATTGTATCAGGTATCCTATTCATTCTAATAGGTATAAACGATACCCTTATTTATTGGACGTTATAGATTTTCTTTATCGGTAGAAACGGCGCAGTATCCGCTGAATCGTCACTTTTTGACGATAGAAATTAAATTTTCGGGGAGCAATGAAAAATTTGTTCAGACCTATGAAGAACAAGAGTTGAAGTGAGAGAAAAATAGCAAAAATTATCCATTCGATGGAGAAATTATTACCGATCATCGAATGGAGCATTGGTCCCATGGTGCTTCCCATAATTGCTGAAACAACTCCTTCAACAAAAGGTAGGATTCCAAAGGGGATCGTAATTCCTGTAGCCCAAATTAAACTGGTCATTAGTGTTAATAGAGTAGCAATAATGATTGATTCAAAAAAAGAGTAGAAAGTCATACCCAATAAAAAGGATCCCAGAGTAAGAATGGTCATAATCTGCATGGTCAACTGCATGGAATCAAGACAATTTCCCCTCTGCAGCAATATAGGGATATATAATGCTTGAGAAAAAATAAGGGTAATTAAAATGATTATTGACATTTTGACCCCTCAATTGTGAATATTTTATGAACTTTTGGTTTTGGATTTTATTATTCATATTTAATAGTTACTCCCTTGATACTCTTGATAGAAGCTACTTTTGAATTACCGGATAAAATTATGCAAAAGTAGTAAATGCATATACCACCCTTTAAAAGAAAATACCCCCTTTGAGGGAATGTAACAACTTTCACAAGTTGTTACACTTAGGGCGAAGAGGTTCAGGGCGCCTCAAAATTATAATAGGTTGGGGGTTATTAAATATGAAAAAAGTTATTATATTGTTATTTGCGCTATCTTTAGTAGCGCTAGTAGCAATTGGTTGCTCCAAAACAACTACTGAAGAACTACCTGTAGCCGATAAACAACAAACCAATGTCAAGGCGAAGGAAGAGCAGAAACAAGAAACGGATGCACCGAAGGAAGAAGGTGTAGTTGAGAATTCTGGAGATATAAAAGCCCAAATGATGATTGCAAACTACATCATTGCTGAGCAAGGCGTTCATTTAATGGCTGAAGAATTGGAAAAAGGAAATCTGGATGAAGGGTTCTTGAGAAAAGTTCAAAAGGCAAAGGCAACGGTTGAAAGCATTGAATGGTCAGACGAAGTGAAAGCAGAAGCAGACACATTCTTGAAGGATGTAACTGAATTGGAGAAAGCCCTCATTGCTAATGATGTGGAAGCGGCCAAAGGACCAGCCGAAGCAGCCCACGAAAGCCAGCATGACTTGGATAAGAAAGTGGCTAAAGTTGTAAAAGAGATGACAGGTGGGGATATAAAAGCCCAAATGATGATTGCAAACTACATCATTGCTGAGCAAGGCGTTCATTTAATGGCTGAGGAATTGGAAAAAGGAAATCTGGATGAAGGGTTCTTGAGAAAAGTTCAAAAGGCAAAGGCAACGGTTGAAAGCATTGAATGGTCAGACGAAGTGAAAGCAGAAGCAGACACATTCTTGAAGGATGTAACTGAATTGGAGAAAGCCCTCATTGCTAATGATGTGGAAGCGGCCAAAGGACCAGCTGAAGCAGCCCATGAAAGCCAGCATGACTTGGATAAAAAAGTAGCCAGTACTGTAATGGAAATGAAATCTGTCTCAACTCAAGTTCAAGTAATCGGCTCAACAGCTAAGAATGAGACTTCAGTAGAGGAAGAAGGAATTCCATTAACGATTAAAGACTGGGGTTTTGAAAATAAATTGGAATTGAAAAAGGGTAGCAATGTGGTGACAGTTACCAATACAGGAAATATGCCGCACGGAGTCTTGATTCCTGAACTTGGATTTATCAGTGAAGATATTGCCGCCGGGGAAACCGTTACATTGGAAATCAATGCTGAAAAAACTGGAACATTTAAGTTCCTATGCAGTGTTCCTGAATGCGGAACTCCAGAACAGCATGGAGGAATGATCGGAGAAGTTGTCGTTCAATAATACACTTTCACTTCCCTTGGTGAATCCCCCCTTACTTTCATCGAAAGTAGGGGGGATTTTTGTTTAATCATATCATTCAATGGAATCTCAATCTATTTGTCACGAATCAATTCGCACTTCGTTCGTAACTTATAGTATAATTACATATTGGACAGATTGAGAACGGGGAGCGTGCGGTATGAATTATACAAAAATCAAAGTATTATCCGCCGTCTTAACGGTTGTATTTATTGCTGGTATTGAATACATTAGACATACCTTGTGGCTGTCTCGGGTAAGCCCAAAGATAGACATTATTTTATCTCTATCCATTTTGATCATGGGAGCTTT is a window of Microaerobacter geothermalis DNA encoding:
- a CDS encoding sulfite exporter TauE/SafE family protein codes for the protein MIEYYQWLSQWSAWFSQPFVTMFYGTSLPILGGLLLGIVGALSPCQVSANMGAITYFSQRSIHQVGKGIEILFYLLGKAVVYTLLGAAVILIGKEVSNQSLPVFIWARKLIGPLFLLIGLYFVGWLRLPGNIGFSVSQRIETWANSFHGNTKAFLMGFAFSLGFCPTMFWVFFGLLAPMMLNVSYGLALPPIFAVGTAMPLIILFVAAYSFQLDQWLVKRMKKWGKVVQIVSGILFILIGINDTLIYWTL
- a CDS encoding cupredoxin domain-containing protein, with amino-acid sequence MKKVIILLFALSLVALVAIGCSKTTTEELPVADKQQTNVKAKEEQKQETDAPKEEGVVENSGDIKAQMMIANYIIAEQGVHLMAEELEKGNLDEGFLRKVQKAKATVESIEWSDEVKAEADTFLKDVTELEKALIANDVEAAKGPAEAAHESQHDLDKKVAKVVKEMTGGDIKAQMMIANYIIAEQGVHLMAEELEKGNLDEGFLRKVQKAKATVESIEWSDEVKAEADTFLKDVTELEKALIANDVEAAKGPAEAAHESQHDLDKKVASTVMEMKSVSTQVQVIGSTAKNETSVEEEGIPLTIKDWGFENKLELKKGSNVVTVTNTGNMPHGVLIPELGFISEDIAAGETVTLEINAEKTGTFKFLCSVPECGTPEQHGGMIGEVVVQ